ACGGATTTCGCCCCAAACTGAACACGCCCCAGTGCATTGGCACCATTTTTTTGGCATTTAAATCAAGGCTTGCCCGCACCGATTGATGAGCAAACATATGCGTTTTTGGCCAGCCTGCGTTGGCAGCGTCAATCTCCATAAAGGCGATGTCAAATTCGCCATATTTTTTGCCAATGTCGGAAAAATGCTCGGCATAACCCGTGTCGCCACTCCAATACAGCCGTTTGCTCCCTTCAAAGACAAAAGACGCCCACAATGTTTTGTTGTGGTCATTCGTCCAGCGTGATGAGTAGTGCTGAGTCGGCTCGGCGGTGAGTTTGATTTTGCCAATTTGCGTGCTGTCGCCCCAACCCAGTTCGGTGATTTTTTCAGACGGCACTCCCCAAGATTCTAGCCTTGCCCCCACGCCAAGCGGTACGACAAACCGCTCTGCCTTATCCGCCAAATGGCGAATGGTTGTGGCTTCCAAATGGTCATAATGGTCGTGGGTAATCAGCACAACGTCAATGGCAGGCAGGTTTTGGCGTGTGATTGGGGCTTCTTGAAAGCGTGGGGCGATGAGCGGTAGATTTAAGGGGTTGGCGTTGTCAAACACAGGGTCGGTCAAAAAGCGTACGCCGTCCAGCTCCAAAATGGCGGACGCATGACCGAGCCAATAATAGGCAAAGTTTTCAGGCTGGCCAAAAGTCGCCTGATTTAAATCCACCATAGGCAAACGAGCCTTTGGCGTGTAACCGTCAAACCGCACAAAACCGCCTTGCCCTGTGGCTTTGTCGGGATAATAGGGCAAATCGGTGGTATAAAGGTTCACAAATTGCCCGTTTTTGTAATAGGGCAAATGAGCAAAACGGCTCTCATCGGGCAATCCGCCCAAATTGCGATAGAGCATCACGCCCAAAATGGCGATGATAAGCGTGAGTACACCCAAAGTGATTAGGGTGAATTTAAGCAGGCGTTTTAAAATGGGGTGTTTAACAGTCGGTTTCATCGGTTTGGCAAATAAAACAAACCATTAGGGAATGGGTTGTCCTAATGGTTTGGTTGGAAAATGGATATTATACAAGGTTTTAGATATTAAGGGAAATTGAGAATGGTTATGGGTGGGTATAAGGTGGGGTTATGGTTGAAGCTAATACCAAAATTTATACACTTGAAAAATAATAATGTCAACACCATCTTAACAAAATTACCAAACACATTTTTGGAGATTAAATCTCTTGCGAAACCAAAAAAGATTGGGCTAGACCCCCTGTTTTTTGAGTATTTTTCTAAATTTAAAAACCTGGACTTGATTTTTATCAGGGCGAATTGCAATTTGCCCTTACGAGACTATAATCATAAATTATAATTATCAATAATTTATGATTTTAAGTTGATGATAAGCGGGGTTTTAATTACTATTTACTAGGATTTGTAATGGTAAAAATTAATCATTCTGCAAAAGAAACTAATTTATCCTTTTATTACCAAACCCTTGTTGGTTTGGATAAATGTTTTGAATTAAAAGAAGATGAAGTCATCTATTTTGAAAAAGATGGTGATGTGAGTTTTGTTGATAAAAATGGACTAAACTCTGCAAATATAGAAGTGAAGCATTATTCTGATAATTTAACAGATAATCATGAAAACTTTTGGAAAACACTCAAAAACTGGCTATCTCCTAATTTTCAGCATCATCAATATCGTTTTCTGATTTTACACACCTCTCAATCTTATGGAGAAAAAAAATGCTTTTAAAAGATTGGAATAGTCAAAGCAATGACAATCGTTTTGTTATTTTGCAAAATATTGTATCAAAAAGAAAAAATGATAAACGCACTAAAGAAACCAGTTCGGTATCACAATATCAACAACAAGTAATGAATGATGAGGATAATTTAAAAGCAATTATCCCTAAAATTATTATTAATGCAGAAATGGAAAATAGGGAGGATTTGATTACTAAAATATGCAGAGAAAGACTAAATCTTATTCGAGAAGAATACCAGTTACCATATTTAAGTGACCTTGTGGGTTTTGTATATAAAAAATCAAATAATAGCAATGATTGGTCTATCTGTTATAATGATTTTCAAACGGAAATTTTTCAATTAACAGAAAGATACTCAAAAATACTTAGCTTCCCAGAGTTTTTAAACAATGAAGCAGATAATGATCAAATAGCTAAACATCAACAACATTTATTTGTAAGAAAAATCAAAGATATTGACTATGATGAAGTATTACCAGAAGCTATTGGGAATTATATTGAGTTTTTAAATGCTTTAAATATAAAGATGAAAGACAGCCCTACTTATCTAGATTATACAACGAGCTACCGCACCTCTCTTGTTTCAAGTTTATATACTCATTGTCGTATGGCTAAAAGAGAAAAAATTCACCCACAAACATTTTATGACAAAACAATGGTAGA
This Moraxella sp. K1664 DNA region includes the following protein-coding sequences:
- a CDS encoding MBL fold metallo-hydrolase; the protein is MKPTVKHPILKRLLKFTLITLGVLTLIIAILGVMLYRNLGGLPDESRFAHLPYYKNGQFVNLYTTDLPYYPDKATGQGGFVRFDGYTPKARLPMVDLNQATFGQPENFAYYWLGHASAILELDGVRFLTDPVFDNANPLNLPLIAPRFQEAPITRQNLPAIDVVLITHDHYDHLEATTIRHLADKAERFVVPLGVGARLESWGVPSEKITELGWGDSTQIGKIKLTAEPTQHYSSRWTNDHNKTLWASFVFEGSKRLYWSGDTGYAEHFSDIGKKYGEFDIAFMEIDAANAGWPKTHMFAHQSVRASLDLNAKKMVPMHWGVFSLGRNPWYESIDNAVKSAKEHNLAIDVPKMGEKYTDGFVNDNWWENKALRRV